A stretch of the Aphis gossypii isolate Hap1 chromosome 2, ASM2018417v2, whole genome shotgun sequence genome encodes the following:
- the LOC114125988 gene encoding facilitated trehalose transporter Tret1-2 homolog isoform X1: protein MEEENTKLNEKPMHELEMEEIQNKNKKTFDWAEFLACVSVSTTNLHTGFALGFSAILIPQLEIYTDDVGKLSKSQCSWIASSISVGAPLGCLFIAFSLDRIGRISTFKFSLWPCVIGWMLIALAFDPNIIIIGRLLTGFSMSVGTNSANVYMAEISSPKLRGSMMSIGSVMLSFGVLSMYCTGLYLHWRVVAWIAFVGAFLPILMTAFWTPESPVWLIHKGQDVKALKSLKYFKNSKHSVGVQESFNEMKNIKEKKDLLINKDIENSNVFRRIAWNLSKPTVFKPTLFMIVFFVLQQFTGIYTFQFHAVKMLQEVTQGIDIKYATLLFGLFRFLLSFVATGMLHNYGRRPLCMISGIIMGITLFISGLCFYLRSQGDDSIIMTWVSLLCMLLYISAGSVGIMLIPWILPSEMFPTEVKGLFIGPIMAWCNAVMFVAVHFYEDLKGILGGMLGILWFYSFISILSVFFVWLFIPETHKKKLSEIEDYFKDNTLYLLRKKKTVKNEQL from the exons ATGGAAGAAGAAAA taCAAAACTAAATGAAAAACCAATGCATGAACTTGAAATGgaagaaattcaaaataaaaataaaaaaacatttgattgGGCTGAg TTTTTAGCTTGTGTATCTGTGTCAACTACTAATTTACATACAGGATTTGCTTTGGGATTTTCTGCAATACTTATACCACAACTTGAAATATACACTGATGATGTGGGCAAATTAAGCAAATCTCAATGTTCTTGGATTG CCAGCAGTATTTCAGTAGGTGCTCCGCTTGGATGTCTGTTTATAGCTTTTTCATTGGATAGAATTGGTCGTATATccacatttaaattttctctATGGCCATGTGTTATTGGATGGATGTTAATTGCACTTGCTTTTGATccaaatattatcatcattggACGATTATTGACTGGATTTTCAATGT CTGTTGGTACAAATTCAGCCAATGTGTATATGGCAGAAATATCTAGTCCAAAACTTCGAGGTTCCATGATGTCAATAGGTTCTGTGATGTTATCTTTtg gagTATTATCAATGTACTGCACTGGGTTATATTTACATTGGCGGGTTGTTGCATGGATAGCATTTGTTGGAGCATTTTTACCAATTCTCATGACAGCATTTTGGACACCTGAAAGTCCTGTTTGGTTAATTCATAAAGGACAAGATGTTAAAgctttaaaatctttaaaatattttaaaaactctaaACAT AGTGTTGGTGTACAAGAAAGTTTTAATGagatgaaaaatatcaaagaaaaaaaagatttattaattaataaagatattGAAAATAGTAATGTATTCAGACGAATTGCCTGGAATTTATCTAAGCCAACTGTTTTTAAACCTACACTTTTTATGATTGTATTCTTTGTTTTACAACAATTTACTGgaatttatacttttcaatttcatgctgttaaaatgttacaa gaaGTTACTCAAGGTATCGACATCAAATATGCAACTTTACTGTTTGGGTTATTTCGGTTCTTATTAAGTTTTGTGGCAACAGGAATGTTACATAATTATGGTAGACGTCCACTGTGTATGATCAGTGGTATTATCATGGGAATTACCTTATTTATTTCtggattatgtttttatttgagaagtcaag gtgatgacagtattattatgacatgGGTATCATTATTGTGTATGTTACTATACATTTCGGCTGGTTCTGTTGGTATAATGCTGATTCCATGGATATTGCCCAGCGAAATGTTTCCAACTGAAGTAAAAGGATTATTTATTGGACCAATAATGGCTTGGTGTAATGCAGTCATGTTTGTGgctgtacatttttatgaggATCTCAAAGGAATACTAGGTGGTATGCTAGGAATTTTGTGGTTCTATAGTTTCATATCAATACTTTCAGTGTTTTTTGTATGGTTGTTTATTCCTGAAACacataaaaagaaattatctGAAATAGAAGATTATTTCAAAgacaatactttatatttactaagaaaaaaaaagactgtaaaaaatgaacaattgtaa
- the LOC114125999 gene encoding SET and MYND domain-containing protein 4-like, with protein sequence MPVNTFIRWENLMDVLTHYSVNNSFMETFKHTANNEKINLCMQNEFIRSCLEKWLDDSKFNESLKNSTRSKETRLAANEEFKMNRLELCCKLYTKAAQFAPDKSIESALAFSNRSAMYLRLNKYQECLKDIDASLNILENLDINEKEVHKGQLIMKLLKRKIECLMALKQYESAKTNWENVLELSKNIYKIPLEDKFIKKCKILLDYDKNDSNNKDIVKNINEMLTEDLIKKTLDKNEITLPFKSSKLQLCYTEAKGRHFVASTKIKYGELLIFENPFAFVLLPEYYSSFCYNCCAPLKYYSIPCDNCCTILFCDNKCLQEAKNSYHRWECKQGTSIFKCIGIAHLALRLTLETSQGNRNNDQIYNLLTHIDDFKSLELYQYSLTATLLLIYLQKKTDFFEKHPNLAMSSVGNELLHHMTRLVCNGNAISTHLMSDHESGSFTSIIDESQPRIGTAIFPTSSLLNHSCDPNIFSSNILKYVVIKASRDINKGEEITNCYGPNFRRMRLVDRQISLKEQYHFDCKCSICMDPQKDDMLFKIVEGLVCFLCHNEISATLSDLDVNDTVYCDFCFKHFRTLDFKRRLLKADKTYNKGIKELEVNNFFKAINVISESLRLYTLVLNQKNSNITKCEDSIAKCFALAGDYENCYMYLERSFDAIEDRFGKNSLEVAYELDKISDVMVNNLDMRKNRNLIHKALKYVRRSMEIFHANLSAWDIPYNESGLANIKHKENILLQFLEGRF encoded by the exons atgcctGTAAACACATTTATTCGATGGGAGAATTTAATGGACGTTTTAACCCATTATAGTgtgaataatagttttatggaAACATTTAAGCATACTgccaataatgaaaaaataaatctttgtatgcaaaatgaatttatcag AAGCTGTCTGGAAAAATGGTTGGATGATTCAAAGTTTAATGAAAGTCTAAAAAATTCTACCAGATCTAAAGAAACTCGACTAGCAGCTAAcgaagaatttaaaatgaatcgaCTGGAGTTGTGTTGTAAACTTTACACCAAAGCAGCTCAGTTTGCACCGGATAAAAGTATAGAATCAGCATTAGCGTTTTCTAACCGTTCAGCTATGTACCTGAGGTTAAACAAATATCAA gaGTGTTTAAAAGATATTGATGCTAGTCTAAATATATTGgaaaatttagatattaatgaaaaagaaGTTCATAAAGgtcaattaattatgaaattgttAAAACGTAAAATTGAATGTTTGATGGCTTTAAAGCAATATGAAAGTGCTAAAACTAACTGGGAAAATGTATtagaattatcaaaaaatatttataaaataccattagaag ataaatttatcaaGAAGTGCAAAATTTTGTtggattatgataaaaatgattctaataacaaagatattgttaaaaatatcaatgaaatGCTTACTGAagatctaattaaaaaaacattggataaaaatgaaataactcTTCCATTTAAGTCTTCTAAATTACAGCTATG ttatacagAAGCTAAAGGAAGACATTTTGTTgcttcaacaaaaataaaatatggggaacttttaatatttgaaaatccaTTTGCATTTGTCTTACTACcagaatattatagttcattTTGTTATAACTGCTGTGccccattaaaatattattctatacc atgTGATAATTGTTGcactattttgttttgtgaTAATAAATGTCTTCAAGAAGCAAAAAATTCATATCATCGTTGGGAATGTAAACAGGGaacatcaatttttaaatgtattggcATTGCTCATCTTGCATTACGTTTAACATTAGAAACTTCTCAAGGAAACCGCAATAatgatcaaatttataatctattaacacatattgatgattttaaatcattagaaTTATACCAATACAGTctg actGCCACACTTTTGCTTATATACTTGCAAAAGAAAACTGATTTCTTTGAAAAACATCCAAACCTTGCGATGAGTTCTGTGGGCAACGAATTACTACACCATATGACAAGATTAGTGTGTAATGGAAATGCTATTTCAACGCATTTGATGTCAGATCATGAATCAGGATCTTTTACATCAATTATTGATGAATCGCAACCACGTATTGGAACAGCTATTTTTCCTACTTcaagtttattaaatcattcatGCGatccaaatatattttcaag TAATATACTAAAGTATGTTGTCATTAAAGCTTCACGAGACATAAATAAAGGAGAAGAAATTACTAATTGCTATG ggCCTAACTTTCGACGTATGCGATTAGTTGACAGACAAATTTCATTGAAAGAACAATATCATTTTGACTGTAAATGTAGTATTTGCATGGATCCACAAAAAGATGatatgttgtttaaaatagtCGAGGGACTTGTATGTTTCTTATGTCACAATGAAATTTCAGCAACTTTGTCAGATTTAGATGTAAATGACACTGTTTATTGTGATTTttgctttaaacattttagaacaTTGGATTTTAAGAGACGGTTACTTAAAGCCgacaaaacttataataaag gaatAAAAGAACtagaagtaaataatttttttaaagcaataaatgttatttctgAAAGCTTAAGACTTTATACTCTTGTTTTGAaccaaaaaaactcaaatattactaaatgtgAAGATAGTATAGCAAAATGTTTTGCTTTAGCTG gAGACTATGAGAattgttatatgtatttgGAGAGAAGTTTTGATGCAATAGAAGACCGCTTTGGCAAAAATAGTTTAGAAGTTGCTTACGAATTGGATAAAATATCAGATGTAATGGTCAACAACCTAGACATGAGAAAGAACCG gaatttaattcataaagcattaaaatatgttcgaAGATCAATGGAAATATTTCACGCTAATTTATCTGCATGGGATATTCCATATAATGAATCTGGTTTagcaaatataaaacataaagaaaatatattgttacagTTCTTGGAAGGTAGGTTTTGA
- the LOC114125993 gene encoding autophagy-related protein 13 homolog isoform X2, whose translation MVDTRTLTDSAEKERQEMEQLTKLMTMKSAQIIVQSRMGEKLHTYCTNQNSSMNVAIKEIPDVITETKLALSNGLVDAVPLCVEIFLKTVDGDTMTLETWSIGLLAESVFDPFCSRHLVYTLYNRLGILLKSLVSVSRVIPAYRYSRQQSHDSFQIHHRIYAGEPQVHTLGKEYKELQIGQVSMPIGTIQVTVCYRTSMTLTSQQDPIMLKSDHFRKEYSPRHNQIIKTPIDQSRTFIMDDWTVGAFSDSLEEKVKNLNLYRIPEFPKDTFIKPRKRAEYWQPHVVPSNQLQKVQESTNENNNSITSSIQNNKTSTVSNGVVVSTGVANNVISTENKNKLNHSMNTSSNEAINDFILGQSVKPQSPEDFCRRRSCDNNPLQFKPAAFSDSNPNIELALFYQKFLGAPSLKVRPDHLNVYNHLSEIVEQIKCFDERMEEFDRVVLDLCHKDDDSE comes from the exons atggtGGATACACGAACATTAACTGATTCAGCTGAGAAAGAAAGGCAAGAAATGGAACAGCTAACTAAACTTATGACTATGAAATCAGCtcaaataattgttcaatCAAGAATGGGTGAAAAATTGCATACTTATTGTACAAATCAAAATAGTTCG aTGAATGTTGCAATAAAAGAAATCCCAGATGTAATAACCGAAACAAAACTAGCATTAAGTAATGGACTTGTAGATGCTGTTCCTTTATgcgttgaaatatttttgaaaactgttgatgGAGATACGATGACATTAGAAACATGGAGTATTGGTTTATTAGCTGAAAGTGTCTTTGATCCCTTTTGTTCTCGACACTTAGTTTATACTCTATATAACAGATtaggaattttattaaaatcattagtgTCAGTTTCTCGAGTAATACCAGCGTATCGATACTCTAGGCAACAATCCCATGATTCTTTTCAAATTCATCATCGAATTTATGCTGGAGAACCTCAAGTCCATACTCTTG GAAAAGAATATAAAGAATTACAAATTGGCCAAGTGTCAATGCCTATCGGGACCATTCAAGTGACAGTTTGTTACCGTACTTCTATGACACTAACATCTCAACAAGATCCAATTATGTTGAAAAGTGATCATTTTCGAAAAGAATATAGCCCACGGCACAACCAGATTATCAAAACTccaat TGATCAGTCTAGAACATTCATCATGGATGATTGGACTGTGGGTGCTTTTTCTGACAGTCTTgaagaaaaagttaaaaacctTAACTTATACCGTATTCCTGAGTTTCCAAAAGATACATTCATAAAACCCAGAAAACGAGCTGAATATTGGCAACCACACGTGGTACCTAGTAATCAATTGCAAAAAGTTCAAGAAtcaacaaatgaaaataataattcaataacatcttctattcaaaataacaaGACTTCTACAGTAAGCAATGGTGTGGTGGTGAGCACTGGAGTTGCCAATAATGTCATTTCAactgaaaacaaaaacaaactcAACCATTCAATGAATACATCCAGCAATGAGGCcatcaatgattttattttg ggtCAGTCTGTAAAACCTCAATCACCTGAAGATTTTTGTCGGAGACGTAGTTGTGACAACAATCCATTACAATTTAAGCCTGCTGCATTTTCTGATTCAAATCCAAACATTGAATTGGCACTCTTCTATCAAAAGTTTCTTGGTGCTCCATCATTAAAAGTTCGTCCTGATCATTTGAATGTCTACAACCACCTGTCCGAAATTGttgaacaaattaaatgttttgatgAACGTATGGAAGAATTTGACAGGGTAGTATTAGACTTATGCCACAAAGATGATGacagtgaataa
- the LOC114125988 gene encoding facilitated trehalose transporter Tret1-2 homolog isoform X2 encodes MFLCLHVASSISVGAPLGCLFIAFSLDRIGRISTFKFSLWPCVIGWMLIALAFDPNIIIIGRLLTGFSMSVGTNSANVYMAEISSPKLRGSMMSIGSVMLSFGVLSMYCTGLYLHWRVVAWIAFVGAFLPILMTAFWTPESPVWLIHKGQDVKALKSLKYFKNSKHSVGVQESFNEMKNIKEKKDLLINKDIENSNVFRRIAWNLSKPTVFKPTLFMIVFFVLQQFTGIYTFQFHAVKMLQEVTQGIDIKYATLLFGLFRFLLSFVATGMLHNYGRRPLCMISGIIMGITLFISGLCFYLRSQGDDSIIMTWVSLLCMLLYISAGSVGIMLIPWILPSEMFPTEVKGLFIGPIMAWCNAVMFVAVHFYEDLKGILGGMLGILWFYSFISILSVFFVWLFIPETHKKKLSEIEDYFKDNTLYLLRKKKTVKNEQL; translated from the exons ATGTTCTTATGTTTACATGTAGCCAGCAGTATTTCAGTAGGTGCTCCGCTTGGATGTCTGTTTATAGCTTTTTCATTGGATAGAATTGGTCGTATATccacatttaaattttctctATGGCCATGTGTTATTGGATGGATGTTAATTGCACTTGCTTTTGATccaaatattatcatcattggACGATTATTGACTGGATTTTCAATGT CTGTTGGTACAAATTCAGCCAATGTGTATATGGCAGAAATATCTAGTCCAAAACTTCGAGGTTCCATGATGTCAATAGGTTCTGTGATGTTATCTTTtg gagTATTATCAATGTACTGCACTGGGTTATATTTACATTGGCGGGTTGTTGCATGGATAGCATTTGTTGGAGCATTTTTACCAATTCTCATGACAGCATTTTGGACACCTGAAAGTCCTGTTTGGTTAATTCATAAAGGACAAGATGTTAAAgctttaaaatctttaaaatattttaaaaactctaaACAT AGTGTTGGTGTACAAGAAAGTTTTAATGagatgaaaaatatcaaagaaaaaaaagatttattaattaataaagatattGAAAATAGTAATGTATTCAGACGAATTGCCTGGAATTTATCTAAGCCAACTGTTTTTAAACCTACACTTTTTATGATTGTATTCTTTGTTTTACAACAATTTACTGgaatttatacttttcaatttcatgctgttaaaatgttacaa gaaGTTACTCAAGGTATCGACATCAAATATGCAACTTTACTGTTTGGGTTATTTCGGTTCTTATTAAGTTTTGTGGCAACAGGAATGTTACATAATTATGGTAGACGTCCACTGTGTATGATCAGTGGTATTATCATGGGAATTACCTTATTTATTTCtggattatgtttttatttgagaagtcaag gtgatgacagtattattatgacatgGGTATCATTATTGTGTATGTTACTATACATTTCGGCTGGTTCTGTTGGTATAATGCTGATTCCATGGATATTGCCCAGCGAAATGTTTCCAACTGAAGTAAAAGGATTATTTATTGGACCAATAATGGCTTGGTGTAATGCAGTCATGTTTGTGgctgtacatttttatgaggATCTCAAAGGAATACTAGGTGGTATGCTAGGAATTTTGTGGTTCTATAGTTTCATATCAATACTTTCAGTGTTTTTTGTATGGTTGTTTATTCCTGAAACacataaaaagaaattatctGAAATAGAAGATTATTTCAAAgacaatactttatatttactaagaaaaaaaaagactgtaaaaaatgaacaattgtaa
- the LOC114125993 gene encoding autophagy-related protein 13 homolog isoform X1, protein MVDTRTLTDSAEKERQEMEQLTKLMTMKSAQIIVQSRMGEKLHTYCTNQNSSMNVAIKEIPDVITETKLALSNGLVDAVPLCVEIFLKTVDGDTMTLETWSIGLLAESVFDPFCSRHLVYTLYNRLGILLKSLVSVSRVIPAYRYSRQQSHDSFQIHHRIYAGEPQVHTLGKEYKELQIGQVSMPIGTIQVTVCYRTSMTLTSQQDPIMLKSDHFRKEYSPRHNQIIKTPIDQSRTFIMDDWTVGAFSDSLEEKVKNLNLYRIPEFPKDTFIKPRKRAEYWQPHVVPSNQLQKVQESTNENNNSITSSIQNNKTSTVSNGVVVSTGVANNVISTENKNKLNHSMNTSSNEAINDFILVELGQSVKPQSPEDFCRRRSCDNNPLQFKPAAFSDSNPNIELALFYQKFLGAPSLKVRPDHLNVYNHLSEIVEQIKCFDERMEEFDRVVLDLCHKDDDSE, encoded by the exons atggtGGATACACGAACATTAACTGATTCAGCTGAGAAAGAAAGGCAAGAAATGGAACAGCTAACTAAACTTATGACTATGAAATCAGCtcaaataattgttcaatCAAGAATGGGTGAAAAATTGCATACTTATTGTACAAATCAAAATAGTTCG aTGAATGTTGCAATAAAAGAAATCCCAGATGTAATAACCGAAACAAAACTAGCATTAAGTAATGGACTTGTAGATGCTGTTCCTTTATgcgttgaaatatttttgaaaactgttgatgGAGATACGATGACATTAGAAACATGGAGTATTGGTTTATTAGCTGAAAGTGTCTTTGATCCCTTTTGTTCTCGACACTTAGTTTATACTCTATATAACAGATtaggaattttattaaaatcattagtgTCAGTTTCTCGAGTAATACCAGCGTATCGATACTCTAGGCAACAATCCCATGATTCTTTTCAAATTCATCATCGAATTTATGCTGGAGAACCTCAAGTCCATACTCTTG GAAAAGAATATAAAGAATTACAAATTGGCCAAGTGTCAATGCCTATCGGGACCATTCAAGTGACAGTTTGTTACCGTACTTCTATGACACTAACATCTCAACAAGATCCAATTATGTTGAAAAGTGATCATTTTCGAAAAGAATATAGCCCACGGCACAACCAGATTATCAAAACTccaat TGATCAGTCTAGAACATTCATCATGGATGATTGGACTGTGGGTGCTTTTTCTGACAGTCTTgaagaaaaagttaaaaacctTAACTTATACCGTATTCCTGAGTTTCCAAAAGATACATTCATAAAACCCAGAAAACGAGCTGAATATTGGCAACCACACGTGGTACCTAGTAATCAATTGCAAAAAGTTCAAGAAtcaacaaatgaaaataataattcaataacatcttctattcaaaataacaaGACTTCTACAGTAAGCAATGGTGTGGTGGTGAGCACTGGAGTTGCCAATAATGTCATTTCAactgaaaacaaaaacaaactcAACCATTCAATGAATACATCCAGCAATGAGGCcatcaatgattttattttggtagaattg ggtCAGTCTGTAAAACCTCAATCACCTGAAGATTTTTGTCGGAGACGTAGTTGTGACAACAATCCATTACAATTTAAGCCTGCTGCATTTTCTGATTCAAATCCAAACATTGAATTGGCACTCTTCTATCAAAAGTTTCTTGGTGCTCCATCATTAAAAGTTCGTCCTGATCATTTGAATGTCTACAACCACCTGTCCGAAATTGttgaacaaattaaatgttttgatgAACGTATGGAAGAATTTGACAGGGTAGTATTAGACTTATGCCACAAAGATGATGacagtgaataa